A window of Oncorhynchus nerka isolate Pitt River linkage group LG4, Oner_Uvic_2.0, whole genome shotgun sequence contains these coding sequences:
- the pja2 gene encoding E3 ubiquitin-protein ligase Praja-2 isoform X4, with product MNLMGQEAGKPAWPKPAVGYHTITGRRYGRRHAYVSFRPTSAKHRNPASVEDWPAMEMDGVHRAHSIPSKGNISSTLHTSFPVSSSSVRPEVKAKSGKDPPHKKPSISRKPSEALSVHYKKLKCNQPVACDQDQNVLKKSAEASAWPISEDSNPSNSSVLSFVNIDAYEPDSSGGEEEEEGQSSDLSHGLQKRLDDMIFELGKEFDYLSGLHSYLYTKSCEGTDSSLRDTESVKDSRTDPKSDSNTEEPPPERNISEHNATDHMENGTEDHHIPDDLAAGGSPIGPKGPAELGNDNQRGTQSEMVVRPKIRKQTSETHLEKRKSSHREEVDSGLAKQASKTKCVSAPPFFLTQTERPNQEMLFDFPQTESNGFSPIERWREHGDAGSKIHSDEEDEIWEDLEDFNETCAPFMKAEESSECSEGEWAASWTSDSGLETERQKSWEILPGLDELHISNSSSLEDVPELSLPPAEPPPLEEGEIPWLMYNGEAGSSSDEDPDGMSHFVHPGLFILDGNNNLEDDSSMSEDLDAEWRLLDDFGEGFGMAQAISYVDPQLLTYMALEERLAQAMEVRPNHLESLSIDVEQAHPPATEQIIECLPQITILEDHSGQEQCCAICCCEYVKDEIATQLPCHHMFHKICVTLWLQKSGTCPVCRHVLLPVVAETPAPTSFVSDQYIPPSNHSAAGTR from the exons ATGAATC tgatgGGTCAGGAAGCTGGCAAGCCAGCCTGGCCCAAACCGGCTGTTGGATATCACACAATAACAGGAAGGAGATACGGCAGGAGGCATGCATACGTTAGCTTCCGTCCAACCTCTGCCAAGCACAGGAACCCAGCCAGTGTGGAGGATTGGCCAGCTATGGAAATGGATGGTGTTCACAGAGCACATTCCATAC cttcAAAAGGGAACATCTCCTCGACGCTTCACACCAGCTTTCCTGTGTCATCGAGTTCGGTTCGCCCAGAAGTAAAAGCCAAATCTGGCAAAGATCCTCCCCACAAGAAACCGTCAATTTCTAGGAAGCCATCGGAAGCCCTCTCCGTCCATTACAAGAAACTAAAGTGTAACCAACCTGTAGCCTGTGACCAGGACCAAAATGTCTTGAAGAAAAGTGCTGAGGCCAGTGCGTGGCCTATCTCCGAGGACAGTAACCCATCTAATTCTAGCGTATTGAGCTTTGTAAATATTGATGCTTATGAGCCGGACAGTAGTGgaggcgaggaggaggaggaggggcagagcTCCGACCTGTCTCACGGTCTCCAGAAAAGACTGGATGACATGATCTTCGAGCTGGGCAAGGAGTTTGACTATCTCAGCGGTTTGCACTCGTATTTGTATACAAAATCGTGTGAAGGGACAGACTCTTCCCTCAGAGACACTGAGTCAGTGAAAGATTCTAGAACGGATCCTAAATCAGATTCAAACACAGAGGAACCCCCTCCTGAGAGGAATATATCGGAACACAACGCAACAGATCACATGGAAAACGGCACTGAGGACCACCATATACCAGATGACCTAGCAGCCGGTGGCTCTCCCATCGGTCCCAAAGGTCCTGCTGAGCTGGGGAACGACAACCAGAGAGGGACACAGTCTGAGATGGTGGTGAGGCCCAAAATTCGTAAGCAGACGAGTGAAACACacctggagaagaggaagagttcTCACCGCGAGGAGGTAGACTCTGGCTTAGCCAAGCAGGCCAGCAAGACCAAGTGTGTGTCTGCACCTCCTTTCTTTCTGACGCAAACAGAAAGGCCAAACCAGGAGATGCTCTTTGATTTTCCTCAGACTGAATCGAATGGGTTTAGCCCTATAGAGAGGTGGCGTGAACATGGAGATGCTGGTAGCAAAATTCATTCAGATGAGGAAGATGAGATCTGGGAAGATCTGGAGGATTTCAATGAGACGTGTGCTCCTTTCATGAAGGCTGAGGAAAG CTCGGAGTGCAGCGAGGGGGAGTGGGCGGCCTCGTGGACGTCGGACTCTGGCCTGGAGACGGAGCGTCAGAAAAGCTGGGAGATTCTGCCCGGCCTGGACGAGCTGCACATCAGCAACAGCAGCAGTCTGGAGGACGTACCCGAGCTCAGCCTGCCCCCTGC GGAGCCTCCACCtctggaggagggggagattcCTTGGTTGATGTACAACGGAGAGGCGGGCAGCAGCAGTGACGAAGACCCCGATGGCATGAGTCACTTTGTCCACCCGGGCCTCTTCATCCTTGACGGCAACAACAACCTGGAGGATGACTCCAGCATGAGCGAGGACCTGGACGCTGAGTGGAG GTTGCTAGATGACTTTGGAGAGGGCTTTGGGATGGCTCAGGCTATTTCCTATGTGGATCCTCAGCTCCTCACATACATGGCTCTTGAAGAGCGCCTTGCCCAAGCTATGGAGGTAAGGCCCAA CCACCTTGAGTCTCTGTCCATCGACGTGGAGCAGGCTCACCCTCCTGCTACAGAACAGATCATCGAGTGTCTGCCTCAGATCACCATATtggaggaccacagtg ggcaGGAACAGTGCTGTGCCATCTGCTGTTGTGAGTACGTCAAAGATGAGATTGCAACCCAGTTGCCGTGCCACCACATGTTCCACAAGATCTGCGTGACTCTCTGGCtccagaag TCTGGGACTTGCCCTGTCTGTCGTCACGTCCTGTTGCCTGTTGTCGCTGAGACCCCTGCACCCACCTCGTTTGTGTCGGATCAGTACATCCCTCCGTCCAATCACAGCGCAGCCGGAACACGGTGA
- the pja2 gene encoding E3 ubiquitin-protein ligase Praja-2 isoform X2, whose translation MGQEAGKPAWPKPAVGYHTITGRRYGRRHAYVSFRPTSAKHRNPASVEDWPAMEMDGVHRAHSIPSKGNISSTLHTSFPVSSSSVRPEVKAKSGKDPPHKKPSISRKPSEALSVHYKKLKCNQPVACDQDQNVLKKSAEASAWPISEDSNPSNSSVLSFVNIDAYEPDSSGGEEEEEGQSSDLSHGLQKRLDDMIFELGKEFDYLSGLHSYLYTKSCEGTDSSLRDTESVKDSRTDPKSDSNTEEPPPERNISEHNATDHMENGTEDHHIPDDLAAGGSPIGPKGPAELGNDNQRGTQSEMVVRPKIRKQTSETHLEKRKSSHREEVDSGLAKQASKTKCVSAPPFFLTQTERPNQEMLFDFPQTESNGFSPIERWREHGDAGSKIHSDEEDEIWEDLEDFNETCAPFMKAEESSECSEGEWAASWTSDSGLETERQKSWEILPGLDELHISNSSSLEDVPELSLPPAEPPPLEEGEIPWLMYNGEAGSSSDEDPDGMSHFVHPGLFILDGNNNLEDDSSMSEDLDAEWRLLDDFGEGFGMAQAISYVDPQLLTYMALEERLAQAMEAALATLSLCPSTWSRLTLLLQNRSSSVCLRSPYWRTTVGRNSAVPSAVVSTSKMRLQPSCRATTCSTRSA comes from the exons atgGGTCAGGAAGCTGGCAAGCCAGCCTGGCCCAAACCGGCTGTTGGATATCACACAATAACAGGAAGGAGATACGGCAGGAGGCATGCATACGTTAGCTTCCGTCCAACCTCTGCCAAGCACAGGAACCCAGCCAGTGTGGAGGATTGGCCAGCTATGGAAATGGATGGTGTTCACAGAGCACATTCCATAC cttcAAAAGGGAACATCTCCTCGACGCTTCACACCAGCTTTCCTGTGTCATCGAGTTCGGTTCGCCCAGAAGTAAAAGCCAAATCTGGCAAAGATCCTCCCCACAAGAAACCGTCAATTTCTAGGAAGCCATCGGAAGCCCTCTCCGTCCATTACAAGAAACTAAAGTGTAACCAACCTGTAGCCTGTGACCAGGACCAAAATGTCTTGAAGAAAAGTGCTGAGGCCAGTGCGTGGCCTATCTCCGAGGACAGTAACCCATCTAATTCTAGCGTATTGAGCTTTGTAAATATTGATGCTTATGAGCCGGACAGTAGTGgaggcgaggaggaggaggaggggcagagcTCCGACCTGTCTCACGGTCTCCAGAAAAGACTGGATGACATGATCTTCGAGCTGGGCAAGGAGTTTGACTATCTCAGCGGTTTGCACTCGTATTTGTATACAAAATCGTGTGAAGGGACAGACTCTTCCCTCAGAGACACTGAGTCAGTGAAAGATTCTAGAACGGATCCTAAATCAGATTCAAACACAGAGGAACCCCCTCCTGAGAGGAATATATCGGAACACAACGCAACAGATCACATGGAAAACGGCACTGAGGACCACCATATACCAGATGACCTAGCAGCCGGTGGCTCTCCCATCGGTCCCAAAGGTCCTGCTGAGCTGGGGAACGACAACCAGAGAGGGACACAGTCTGAGATGGTGGTGAGGCCCAAAATTCGTAAGCAGACGAGTGAAACACacctggagaagaggaagagttcTCACCGCGAGGAGGTAGACTCTGGCTTAGCCAAGCAGGCCAGCAAGACCAAGTGTGTGTCTGCACCTCCTTTCTTTCTGACGCAAACAGAAAGGCCAAACCAGGAGATGCTCTTTGATTTTCCTCAGACTGAATCGAATGGGTTTAGCCCTATAGAGAGGTGGCGTGAACATGGAGATGCTGGTAGCAAAATTCATTCAGATGAGGAAGATGAGATCTGGGAAGATCTGGAGGATTTCAATGAGACGTGTGCTCCTTTCATGAAGGCTGAGGAAAG CTCGGAGTGCAGCGAGGGGGAGTGGGCGGCCTCGTGGACGTCGGACTCTGGCCTGGAGACGGAGCGTCAGAAAAGCTGGGAGATTCTGCCCGGCCTGGACGAGCTGCACATCAGCAACAGCAGCAGTCTGGAGGACGTACCCGAGCTCAGCCTGCCCCCTGC GGAGCCTCCACCtctggaggagggggagattcCTTGGTTGATGTACAACGGAGAGGCGGGCAGCAGCAGTGACGAAGACCCCGATGGCATGAGTCACTTTGTCCACCCGGGCCTCTTCATCCTTGACGGCAACAACAACCTGGAGGATGACTCCAGCATGAGCGAGGACCTGGACGCTGAGTGGAG GTTGCTAGATGACTTTGGAGAGGGCTTTGGGATGGCTCAGGCTATTTCCTATGTGGATCCTCAGCTCCTCACATACATGGCTCTTGAAGAGCGCCTTGCCCAAGCTATGGAG GCGGCTTTAGCCACCTTGAGTCTCTGTCCATCGACGTGGAGCAGGCTCACCCTCCTGCTACAGAACAGATCATCGAGTGTCTGCCTCAGATCACCATATtggaggaccacagtg ggcaGGAACAGTGCTGTGCCATCTGCTGTTGTGAGTACGTCAAAGATGAGATTGCAACCCAGTTGCCGTGCCACCACATGTTCCACAAGATCTGCGTGA
- the pja2 gene encoding E3 ubiquitin-protein ligase Praja-2 isoform X3 produces the protein MNLMGQEAGKPAWPKPAVGYHTITGRRYGRRHAYVSFRPTSAKHRNPASVEDWPAMEMDGVHRAHSIPSKGNISSTLHTSFPVSSSSVRPEVKAKSGKDPPHKKPSISRKPSEALSVHYKKLKCNQPVACDQDQNVLKKSAEASAWPISEDSNPSNSSVLSFVNIDAYEPDSSGGEEEEEGQSSDLSHGLQKRLDDMIFELGKEFDYLSGLHSYLYTKSCEGTDSSLRDTESVKDSRTDPKSDSNTEEPPPERNISEHNATDHMENGTEDHHIPDDLAAGGSPIGPKGPAELGNDNQRGTQSEMVVRPKIRKQTSETHLEKRKSSHREEVDSGLAKQASKTKCVSAPPFFLTQTERPNQEMLFDFPQTESNGFSPIERWREHGDAGSKIHSDEEDEIWEDLEDFNETCAPFMKAEESSECSEGEWAASWTSDSGLETERQKSWEILPGLDELHISNSSSLEDVPELSLPPALLDDFGEGFGMAQAISYVDPQLLTYMALEERLAQAMEAALATLSLCPSTWSRLTLLLQNRSSSVCLRSPYWRTTVGRNSAVPSAVVSTSKMRLQPSCRATTCSTRSA, from the exons ATGAATC tgatgGGTCAGGAAGCTGGCAAGCCAGCCTGGCCCAAACCGGCTGTTGGATATCACACAATAACAGGAAGGAGATACGGCAGGAGGCATGCATACGTTAGCTTCCGTCCAACCTCTGCCAAGCACAGGAACCCAGCCAGTGTGGAGGATTGGCCAGCTATGGAAATGGATGGTGTTCACAGAGCACATTCCATAC cttcAAAAGGGAACATCTCCTCGACGCTTCACACCAGCTTTCCTGTGTCATCGAGTTCGGTTCGCCCAGAAGTAAAAGCCAAATCTGGCAAAGATCCTCCCCACAAGAAACCGTCAATTTCTAGGAAGCCATCGGAAGCCCTCTCCGTCCATTACAAGAAACTAAAGTGTAACCAACCTGTAGCCTGTGACCAGGACCAAAATGTCTTGAAGAAAAGTGCTGAGGCCAGTGCGTGGCCTATCTCCGAGGACAGTAACCCATCTAATTCTAGCGTATTGAGCTTTGTAAATATTGATGCTTATGAGCCGGACAGTAGTGgaggcgaggaggaggaggaggggcagagcTCCGACCTGTCTCACGGTCTCCAGAAAAGACTGGATGACATGATCTTCGAGCTGGGCAAGGAGTTTGACTATCTCAGCGGTTTGCACTCGTATTTGTATACAAAATCGTGTGAAGGGACAGACTCTTCCCTCAGAGACACTGAGTCAGTGAAAGATTCTAGAACGGATCCTAAATCAGATTCAAACACAGAGGAACCCCCTCCTGAGAGGAATATATCGGAACACAACGCAACAGATCACATGGAAAACGGCACTGAGGACCACCATATACCAGATGACCTAGCAGCCGGTGGCTCTCCCATCGGTCCCAAAGGTCCTGCTGAGCTGGGGAACGACAACCAGAGAGGGACACAGTCTGAGATGGTGGTGAGGCCCAAAATTCGTAAGCAGACGAGTGAAACACacctggagaagaggaagagttcTCACCGCGAGGAGGTAGACTCTGGCTTAGCCAAGCAGGCCAGCAAGACCAAGTGTGTGTCTGCACCTCCTTTCTTTCTGACGCAAACAGAAAGGCCAAACCAGGAGATGCTCTTTGATTTTCCTCAGACTGAATCGAATGGGTTTAGCCCTATAGAGAGGTGGCGTGAACATGGAGATGCTGGTAGCAAAATTCATTCAGATGAGGAAGATGAGATCTGGGAAGATCTGGAGGATTTCAATGAGACGTGTGCTCCTTTCATGAAGGCTGAGGAAAG CTCGGAGTGCAGCGAGGGGGAGTGGGCGGCCTCGTGGACGTCGGACTCTGGCCTGGAGACGGAGCGTCAGAAAAGCTGGGAGATTCTGCCCGGCCTGGACGAGCTGCACATCAGCAACAGCAGCAGTCTGGAGGACGTACCCGAGCTCAGCCTGCCCCCTGC GTTGCTAGATGACTTTGGAGAGGGCTTTGGGATGGCTCAGGCTATTTCCTATGTGGATCCTCAGCTCCTCACATACATGGCTCTTGAAGAGCGCCTTGCCCAAGCTATGGAG GCGGCTTTAGCCACCTTGAGTCTCTGTCCATCGACGTGGAGCAGGCTCACCCTCCTGCTACAGAACAGATCATCGAGTGTCTGCCTCAGATCACCATATtggaggaccacagtg ggcaGGAACAGTGCTGTGCCATCTGCTGTTGTGAGTACGTCAAAGATGAGATTGCAACCCAGTTGCCGTGCCACCACATGTTCCACAAGATCTGCGTGA
- the pja2 gene encoding E3 ubiquitin-protein ligase Praja-2 isoform X1: MNLMGQEAGKPAWPKPAVGYHTITGRRYGRRHAYVSFRPTSAKHRNPASVEDWPAMEMDGVHRAHSIPSKGNISSTLHTSFPVSSSSVRPEVKAKSGKDPPHKKPSISRKPSEALSVHYKKLKCNQPVACDQDQNVLKKSAEASAWPISEDSNPSNSSVLSFVNIDAYEPDSSGGEEEEEGQSSDLSHGLQKRLDDMIFELGKEFDYLSGLHSYLYTKSCEGTDSSLRDTESVKDSRTDPKSDSNTEEPPPERNISEHNATDHMENGTEDHHIPDDLAAGGSPIGPKGPAELGNDNQRGTQSEMVVRPKIRKQTSETHLEKRKSSHREEVDSGLAKQASKTKCVSAPPFFLTQTERPNQEMLFDFPQTESNGFSPIERWREHGDAGSKIHSDEEDEIWEDLEDFNETCAPFMKAEESSECSEGEWAASWTSDSGLETERQKSWEILPGLDELHISNSSSLEDVPELSLPPAEPPPLEEGEIPWLMYNGEAGSSSDEDPDGMSHFVHPGLFILDGNNNLEDDSSMSEDLDAEWRLLDDFGEGFGMAQAISYVDPQLLTYMALEERLAQAMEAALATLSLCPSTWSRLTLLLQNRSSSVCLRSPYWRTTVGRNSAVPSAVVSTSKMRLQPSCRATTCSTRSA; this comes from the exons ATGAATC tgatgGGTCAGGAAGCTGGCAAGCCAGCCTGGCCCAAACCGGCTGTTGGATATCACACAATAACAGGAAGGAGATACGGCAGGAGGCATGCATACGTTAGCTTCCGTCCAACCTCTGCCAAGCACAGGAACCCAGCCAGTGTGGAGGATTGGCCAGCTATGGAAATGGATGGTGTTCACAGAGCACATTCCATAC cttcAAAAGGGAACATCTCCTCGACGCTTCACACCAGCTTTCCTGTGTCATCGAGTTCGGTTCGCCCAGAAGTAAAAGCCAAATCTGGCAAAGATCCTCCCCACAAGAAACCGTCAATTTCTAGGAAGCCATCGGAAGCCCTCTCCGTCCATTACAAGAAACTAAAGTGTAACCAACCTGTAGCCTGTGACCAGGACCAAAATGTCTTGAAGAAAAGTGCTGAGGCCAGTGCGTGGCCTATCTCCGAGGACAGTAACCCATCTAATTCTAGCGTATTGAGCTTTGTAAATATTGATGCTTATGAGCCGGACAGTAGTGgaggcgaggaggaggaggaggggcagagcTCCGACCTGTCTCACGGTCTCCAGAAAAGACTGGATGACATGATCTTCGAGCTGGGCAAGGAGTTTGACTATCTCAGCGGTTTGCACTCGTATTTGTATACAAAATCGTGTGAAGGGACAGACTCTTCCCTCAGAGACACTGAGTCAGTGAAAGATTCTAGAACGGATCCTAAATCAGATTCAAACACAGAGGAACCCCCTCCTGAGAGGAATATATCGGAACACAACGCAACAGATCACATGGAAAACGGCACTGAGGACCACCATATACCAGATGACCTAGCAGCCGGTGGCTCTCCCATCGGTCCCAAAGGTCCTGCTGAGCTGGGGAACGACAACCAGAGAGGGACACAGTCTGAGATGGTGGTGAGGCCCAAAATTCGTAAGCAGACGAGTGAAACACacctggagaagaggaagagttcTCACCGCGAGGAGGTAGACTCTGGCTTAGCCAAGCAGGCCAGCAAGACCAAGTGTGTGTCTGCACCTCCTTTCTTTCTGACGCAAACAGAAAGGCCAAACCAGGAGATGCTCTTTGATTTTCCTCAGACTGAATCGAATGGGTTTAGCCCTATAGAGAGGTGGCGTGAACATGGAGATGCTGGTAGCAAAATTCATTCAGATGAGGAAGATGAGATCTGGGAAGATCTGGAGGATTTCAATGAGACGTGTGCTCCTTTCATGAAGGCTGAGGAAAG CTCGGAGTGCAGCGAGGGGGAGTGGGCGGCCTCGTGGACGTCGGACTCTGGCCTGGAGACGGAGCGTCAGAAAAGCTGGGAGATTCTGCCCGGCCTGGACGAGCTGCACATCAGCAACAGCAGCAGTCTGGAGGACGTACCCGAGCTCAGCCTGCCCCCTGC GGAGCCTCCACCtctggaggagggggagattcCTTGGTTGATGTACAACGGAGAGGCGGGCAGCAGCAGTGACGAAGACCCCGATGGCATGAGTCACTTTGTCCACCCGGGCCTCTTCATCCTTGACGGCAACAACAACCTGGAGGATGACTCCAGCATGAGCGAGGACCTGGACGCTGAGTGGAG GTTGCTAGATGACTTTGGAGAGGGCTTTGGGATGGCTCAGGCTATTTCCTATGTGGATCCTCAGCTCCTCACATACATGGCTCTTGAAGAGCGCCTTGCCCAAGCTATGGAG GCGGCTTTAGCCACCTTGAGTCTCTGTCCATCGACGTGGAGCAGGCTCACCCTCCTGCTACAGAACAGATCATCGAGTGTCTGCCTCAGATCACCATATtggaggaccacagtg ggcaGGAACAGTGCTGTGCCATCTGCTGTTGTGAGTACGTCAAAGATGAGATTGCAACCCAGTTGCCGTGCCACCACATGTTCCACAAGATCTGCGTGA